GTCCATCCCAATCGGCATGATCCAACGGCCAGTTTTCACTAGCCGTTATATTCGAGACAGGGTTTGAGGGCTTCTTTGAGCTTGAGACAAATTCCCCACTCATTCCCTCTTTATTATTATGTAGAGCTCTGTCTTTATTTCACTGAGTCTTGTATTTGTTACATGCTCTCCCAGTCTTGATtggtgctctctctctctctctctctcagttgGGTTTGGTTTTGATCTGTGTGTTTCTTCATCAAGATGGTTATTTCTGATGAGAACTGTGCTAATCTTGTCAGACCCACAAATGTTCGAGGTGCCCCAAATTTGGATTTTGGATTTGAAACTTAAAGATTGTGGCTTCTTTGTCTGATTTGTTTTGGGTGAAATGTAGGGGGAGTAGATATGGGTAACAGGAAGATTGGGCATAACAGGAGGGCATTGGGTGTTATTAATCAGAGTCTGATTGGAGCTAAGCCGTACCCTTGTGTTGTTAACAAGAGAGGCTTTCCTGGGTAATTGTCTTTCATTCTAGTTTTCAATGTTTATGGAACTgtaatgttgttgttgttgttgttcttgaattgaatgtagttttttttttttgggtctgtTCTCAGAAAGCACGAGATCTGTGAAAAGAAGCAGGCAGATCCGGCGCATAGACCGATTACAAGGTTAGAATTTGAGTCCTCAACACTTTTGGTTTCAATTGTTTGGCTGTTGGGTAAAAGTGAGGTGAAAAGAAGTGAATGTTTGAATTTGGGATGTGGATAAAAAGGTGGGAAAAgtaaatgaatttcaaaaaaataGATCTTAGATCCTTCAGTTTTCAAGATAGCAATGATTTTCATGCTTGATATTGAGACAGTAATCATGAGTGAATGTGtggagaaaaaaatataacctTTTATACTGGTTTAAATCTTAATATTGGGTTTGATTTGAAATTCATAGGAAGTTTGCTGCTGCACAAATTGAAAGTACTCAGCAATTGATTCAAGAGGTAACTACTAATCCTACTGTGATTGATTTTTGACTTCACTGAGTTCAGTTAGCTGTTTTATGTTATCTAATGGGTGGTGTCATTTATATGTACAGGAAATTAAGAAACCCTCAGATAGTTTTGGAGATTGTATATTCATAGATGAGGAATTCAAGTCACCTGAAGAACAGGCTGACCAGCCAGAGCCAATGTTCTTAGAACAACCAGAAGCAATGCCTAATGAAGCCAATGATATGGTAATCCTTATTCTTGTAAAGCCTTTTGGATTGTCTTCATTTATGTTGTCTTTGTTTTATTATCTAAACACATTGTACTGATTCTGAATTGAAACTTCAATGTTTCAGAAGGAGGTTGAAATGGAGGACATCATGGAGGAGCCACTTGTAGACATTGATAGCTGTGATTTAAAGAACCCACTTGCTGTTGCAGAGTATGTTGAGGATCTTCATACTTATTACAGGAAAATGGAGGTATTGTACTCAACTACTCATCAATGCAATGTGCATTTGTCTTTCTAGTTGATCTAGTCTCTGAATATCCAATTTCCTACACCAACCAAAGTGTGATGACTAAATAGCGTTTTTATCTTGCAGGGTTCTAGCTGTGTCCCGCCTGATTATCTGGAACAACAATTTGACATCAATGAGAAGATGAGGGCTATACTTATTGACTGGCTTATTGAGGTACACCGTGCTTTCCTACTTGACCAATGTGTAATTTGATTGATTTCTCTGGCACTTATAATGATTTATCTGCATTTTCAAATCAACAGGTGCACCACAAGTTTGAACTCCTGGACGAGACATTGTTTCTTACTATTAATCTCATAGATAGATTTTTATCCCAACAAACAGTAGTGCGGAAGAAACTTCAGTTAGTTGGTCTGGTTGCCATGCTTTTAGCTTGCAAGTATGAAGAAGTTTCTGTGCCTGTTGTGGGCGATTTGATTCTTATATCCGACAAGGCTTACACAAGGAAggaaattctggaaatggtAATTCAATTTCTTGTTCTTATCCTGAAcagcttttcttctttttttagaaGATAATACTAATTTGAAAATCTGTTGCCTTCAATAAAATTGCAGGAGAGCTTGATCCTCAACACATTACAATTTAACATGTCAGTTCCAACACCATATGTCTTCATGAAAAGGTTCCTCAAGGCTGCTCAATCTGACAAAAAGGTCGGTAGTGAATGTAGTAGTATGCCCAACTATTGACCCTCTAACTTCCGCTTAGTTTTTCACAGTGATAAAGATTCTGAAACTATTTTTCCTCTTAAAACAGCTTGAACTTCTATCCTTCTTCCTGATCGAGCTCTCTCTTGTTGAGTATGAGATGCTTAAGTTCTCGCCATCTTTGTTGGCTGCTAGTGCAGTCTACGCTGCTCAGTGTACTCTTTATGGTTTCAAGCAGTGGAGTAGAACCTGTGAGTGGCACACAAACTACTCGGAAAATCAGCTTTTGTAAGTTCTTGCCTTTTTGTATATGACGTCACACCTTCATATGTATGGTTCAATGATAATTATCATCAACACATGAAGCATTACTAATGTTGGTAACTTCTTGATTGTTATCAGAGAATGCTCAAGGTTGATGGTTGGTTTCCACCAAAAGGCAGCAACAGGGAAACTCACAGGGGTACACAGGAAGTTCTGTACATCCAAGTTTGGCTTCATTGCGAATTGTGAACCTGCGGAGTTTCTCTTACAGACCCAATTATAGCAAGGCATATACTACTAACCTTACATGACATTTGTAATTGGGTTGAGGGTGGGGGGAATATGCACATAATAATTCAGCAACTGTGGTTGCACCTGGGAATTGGTATTCTAGATTTCTAAGCTTGCAGCCTCAATTGCTTCACAGCCATGGCTGATACTTCTGTATGTATGTTCGAATTGAGCATACTCATTAGCAGTtccattttttcttcttacttTGACTGTACTTTCAGTTCTTGTTCATGACAATAATTCAATGAAATACAAATTTCTTCATCTGTTCTCAACTTGGATTgtgttttctatttttgagTGCATTTTAATTGTGATACCTAACTCAGTTCACAACCCACATCTCTAGCGTCAGCAACTTCTGAACTTGCTAAAAGCATACTGTCAATATTGATCACTCCTTGTGGTGCAAGTTCTGAACTAATTACTGATGTTTTAGTGTTCCTCTACTGCAAACTCATCAGTAGCTTTTTCATGCTAGACCTGTGACAATAACATGTTCATTTTGAATACGAACTTCATTCATTGTATTGTGTTGAAAGCACATACTTAAACAATCATAGCAACTTACAAATTGTTAAGCAACCTCACGAGTTCATTGCACAAGATAGATTGGTTGCTAACTTTATTTCATGTCAGCAGTCTAAATAAACTATTGGAGGAAATTAAAATTAGCATTATAGAATATAAAGCCGGTTCAACACACAAAATTACTAAAGTTTGTACACACTGTATTATATGTTGTATGATGTCTTCTTGATAAAGAAGATGAGTGATAAACTTAATGAGCTTAGTAGCTTTAGTCTTCGTGTAACACCCGAGTTCTAATGTTGTAACCGAATATTAGTACCGAGTTCCCCCGTAGCGACCATGGTGTGAATTTGTTCATTAACGTGTTTGTTTGATAGGATATATTCAATGCGATAAAATGAAACACCATTAGTGAAATGTACTCATCTCATACccaataataatgtgaaaTAGCACAAAGTACTAACCGATAAAATTTGCACATttccaacccaaattataaaatCACACTCTAACtaatgagaagaagaagaaatggatGAGTGAAAGTGATGCTTAGCAGTTAGCACAACCGGACAACCCTATTGGAAACAAGCCTCTGTTTTCCCAAAACCATCTAACTACGACGTCGTATTGCTGATCCAACACCAAATTCAAATCCCATCAAAGAAGAGTACACCAATTTCAATCCCACCCTAAGTATAAATACCCCCCTAACCAAGATTCAGATCTTCACCAACAAAAGCCACTACCAACAACCATGGCAATGGCAACCTCACCTcactccctcctcctccaaaaccCACACCCCACTTTCCTCAAAAACCCCAAACTACCCTTCACCGCCCTCCCCATGATCTCCACCCGCCTCCCCTCCACCACCATCTCCATCAAATGCGCCGCCGCCACCACCCCCCTCCAAGATCTCCGCCCCAACAACCCCCCGGAGCCCCAAGACCGCGTCTTCAACTTCGCCGCCGGCCCCGCCAACCTCCCGGAGAACGTCCTCAAGAAAGCCCAGTCGGAGCTCTACAACTGGCGCGGATCTGGCATGTCCGTCATGGAAATGAGCCACCGCGGCAAAGAATTCTCCTCCATCATCCAGAAAGCCGAGTCCGACCTCCGCACCCTCCTCACCATCCCCCCGGAATATTCCGTCCTCTTCCTCCAGGGCGGCGCCACCACCCAGTTCGCCGCGATCCCGCTCAACCTCTGCCGCCCCGACGACAAGGTCGATTACTTGGTCACCGGATCATGGGGCGACAAGGCCGCCAAGGAGGCCCAAAAGTACTGCAAACCGCAGGTGATCTGGTCCGGTAAGCCGGAGAAGTACACGAAAATTCCGGCATTTGATGAGCTGGAGCAGAGTGGAGACGCAAAGTATTTACATATATGTGCAAATGAGACCATTCATGGAGTTGAGTTCAAGGCGTATCCAGCTCCGAAAAGTGGGCTGCTTATTGCTGATATGTCGTCGAACTTCTGCTCCAAGCCGGTGGATGTGTCGAGATTCGGGATCATATACGCGGGGGCGCAGAAGAATGTAGGGCCTTCTGGGGTGACGATTGTGATTATACGGAAGGATTTGATCGGAAATGCGCAGGGGGTTACGCCAGTGATGCTGGATTATAAGATTCATGACCAGAATAATTCGCTGTATAATACGCCGCCTTGCTTTGGGATTTACatgtgtgggcttgtgtttgaGGATTTGCTGGAGCAGGGCGGGTTGGTTGGGAttgagaagaagaacaagaacaaggcGGAGCTGCTGTACAATGCCATTGACGGGAGCAGTGGGTTTTACAGGTGCCCGGTGGAGGAGTCGGTGAGGTCGTTGATGAATGTGCCGTTTACGCTTGAGAAATCGGAGCTGGAGGCTGAGTTTATTAAGGAGGCGGCCAAGGAGAAGATGGTGCAGCTCAAGGGGCATAGGTCAGTGGGAGGAATGAGGGCTTCGATTTATAATGCTATGCCTTTGGCTGGGGTGGAGAAGTTGGTTGCTTTCATGAAGGACTTTCAGGCTAAGCATGCTTGATTTTGCTACGCTTTTATCTATTATGCCCTCTTGCCATGTCTACTAGGATTGTAAGCTTCTGTTTTGTATGCTTTTGGCCTTTGTTGTTTGCTCATTACGATTATGTAAGGTGCATTTTTGGATGCATGTTATGAAGTGGATATCCCTTAAGTTTAGGGAGTTGGGCAGATGTGCTATGTAAGTTTTGTTGTCATAAGATGAGAGTAATGAATAACTCAGATTTCTCAGATTAAATGGTACTGTCAACTCTtgcttttcttcttgtttcgTATCATGTTTCTActctcaaaaatcaaaatgtaaGAATCACTCCAACAACCTCACCCACCAAGAAGGAAAATATTTAAGAAATAAAGAGCCAGGAAAACAAGCCCGTAGCAAATTTCCTAGTGGCATATATTATTAGTTTGCTGAGACGAAACCAAAGACAAAAATTATTGTAGACAAGGACCTATCATCAACTCATCAATCAGCTGCAAACTGTAATCGATGgccacaaattttttttcatgcaTAACATTACAAGAGGTAAAACTGCTGAGGCCGGGATCTGACTGTTTAATCTGTACTATCAATCAGAtgtcatatataattatgccCTCAACATATCCTCGTCccaataaatatttaaatcatGCCCTTTGCTACTGTTACACTACAAGAAATCATGGAACGACTGGCCGCGCCCGTCCACCTGTCCAGAATCTTCTCTGTTCCTGACACGATTGTGTTGTCGTACTTTACATTTTCTGGACGGTGGAGAATGAATGGTTCACTTTTACAAAAGAATACGAGATTTACTGTGATTGCATCCGTCCGTCTTTTGTGTGGAGAAAGCAGCTATAGCAGCCGGGTTTTTGTGCAAAGGATCGCCTATGAAACTTAATTTTCCTGTTATGTGAACGAAAATCTTGAGAAAAGAGAGGTAGTGGCAGATCCTGAAGCATCACTTGCTGGGCTGGGAGGGACATCTGCAGATGCGCGATAAGCTTGTTGGCACTTCTGGATCTGCATTATAATGCATAAATTAGAACGCAACCCGGTCTTATAGCAGAACCCTTAAAAGTTCCATACAGACTTGGCTCCTCTAACAACAGATTTTACAAGCTACAAGAGGTGAATCCCCATTTGGGGACTCATGCCATCATAGTTTGAACATTACATCATCATAGCAAGAAACTATATCGAATGTAACAAATGTATAGGTGTCCCACTGTTCTACACTAGGTCAGTCCTTATGCAGAAGACGCAATAACCAATGAAAACATCAGCACTGTTGCCAAATGTGATAATCTTGCATGTCAATTTATATTCTCTATTTAGTCTTGTTGCAGTCTCTTTCTGAGGGTCAAGCAGCTAGTTGAGGCCTATTTTCTAATAACTTCCAGAGCATCTAATAATGTCAAGTCATAGAAATATAACTGCAGCATCAAGTAGGGATAAGAATTCACCTCTTCCGGACTAAACTGAAGCAGCATACCAACCACCGGCAATAAAGCCTCCACTTCACCTATTTGGGCAAACAAAATTTATGAGTATTCCAAATGCTACTTTCATCTCACTAGATGTTCATTATTAAACACATAAAACTAGTTATTATTTGATTGTTGTATCAATCTTTAAACAACATACCTGTTTCAAGAAGCTTTAAGATTACGTTTTTCAGGTAAGTCATATCTACTCCTTCCCTTTTCTGTGATCTTTCCATGTTGCGAAGCTCAGTCTTCAACATTGTTTCCTACATGTGTCATGAAACTCAAACAATCAAAACTTCTATTGACTCCCATCATTCAGAAAACTTCAATTGACCCTCATCCTACAATTTTTTTACAACTTTAATCATGAAATCTAAATAAGTAAAACAATCAAGCCTAACGGCTTCAAATCTTTAAATATCAAGGCTTCTTGAACCTGTTGGCTATGCAGACGGTTTTCATGCTCCAGCTCCTCAATTTCCTCCTGATCATATTATAAACATGTATAAGAGATTGCACGGCAGCTTAATAGTAAACAAGATAAGGAGGGATTACACACTTGAAGCGCTAAAATGTGCCTCTGTGACTGTGCAAGCTCTTCCTCTCTCTGCGCTTGTTGCCTTGCCAAAATCTGAGTTTACATCAATTCAGTTTATGAGTATCACACCAACATCATTATATAAAAGGATACAAACATATAACAATAGCTCATAAACCTAAGTTCATAGTCAGATCTTATACCACTTGGTCAGAAATATCATAAATTTCACCACCTTGGATCATCATAGCATATCAGTAAGACATGATGAGTACATTTGCACCGTCTTAGCAAATATTGCACGATGATGAAATCAGACGTTAATGATAGATGGGGTTACAGAATTTAAATTAACCTTGCTTCTACAGATTACCAGTATGGTCAATGTTCTTTATTCTGATTATAAAGCAAACTAGATAGTCTGATTTGACCAACTTCAACTGTGTGATTCAGAGATGACTCCCGTGTATCACAGGTTCAACAAAATACTCGGTTTGTCACTTCTTTTAGTGGAAAGCCATGAAAGTAGGGATGGAAATTTCATTCTAACTACAATGTTACACAGCAAAGAAAAATACTGACAGAAAATATGTTTACCAGAATCTGCTGTTCCAACACAGAGGTGCTTAAAGGTGATGCATCCTGTTTATGCATGCCTGATACATTGAGAAAGTAACATGTTAGAACTCCACAATGCATCCTGGTTATAACCACCACAAACCAGTAACTGTGCTCAGCCTATTTACCTGTGTTAAAGCTACCGTTACGATCAACCTGAGATTTATATACAGAAATGTCAGGACAAAGCTAGGATAACAGATTTGGGGGGAAAGAGCATTCTAGTTTTACCAGGGTAAAGTTGAAAGAAAATGGAACCTACCTGTGGTCTTGACTCCAAAGATTGATGAAGGTTCTTATTGTCATCTATGAGTCTCGAAATTTCTTTGTCTTTCTCCTCCATCATTCTATCAGCGAGATCTCGAAATGAACTGTGCTCTTCCTGCAAATGATTAACACAATtaagtgaaaaaaaatattgcatTTGTATTAGAGGCTGAAAATGCAGGAAGAATGCAAATACCTTCAATTTTTTATACCGTAATTTGAGCTCTTCtaattctttttttatatcatCTCCAGAAGATGCTTCATTTTGAGCTCTTAATGTCTCACATCTTGCTGCAAAGAATTAGCAGTTCCTAGGGGAATTTACAAACACGGGGTAAAAAACACCATTTGAAAGTAGATTAGCATAAGGATATTACCTCGCCATGTTTCTTCCAAATTACTGAGGTTAACTTCCCATGCTTGTTTGGCGGACCGGTGATGGGCATTGGTAGACTCGAGCTTCTTTTCTAAGCTTTTGATCTGCTCCATGGTACTGTTAAGAGCTGCATCTCTGAAAAATGTTGCACAAAATGGTCAGGATTGCCTGACACTTGACTGAAGTATATTACAAGGTGAAAGAAATTCATATTCACAGATAGGCCATGCTTTAATAATACCCATTTTCGGCACTATTAGTCATTGCTCAATAGAAGAAGGTTCTAAAACTAATAGAAGTGTAGACTAGAGTAGAAGAATTTTCATGAAGGACCTTACTTCACATTGATCGAactcaaaaataattttaccttTCTGATAGTTCTCTATTATAATTAGTCAAGGCATCCTGAAGATCCTGAATGGCCTTATCTCTTTCAGCACTCAGAGAAGAAACTTCTTTTTCAGCCTCCTGAAAGACGAAATGCATAAGATAAGTGAATGGAAAGAGCAGTGCGGTTCAATATTTCTTCATGCTGCAGAAATAGAGATTAATTTGATGCACACACTTTTAGCGCTTCCTCAAGAGCTGTGACTTGTTCAGAGTCTTTAGCTGCAGCTAGATCTGCATCCTTCTTCTGGAGAAGTGCGTGAGCACGTACTTTGTAAGAAGAAAATTCACTTTTAAGGCGGTTAATCTGCAAGATATAACAGGTAAAATGTTAAggacacaaaaaaaaaacaaaaaaaaaactatgctACTTCACCTTCAACAAACTCAAGATGCCAAGAATACTTGACCAGAATCATAGACCTTTAAAGGTTTGCAAGTCGAAGAGCATGATTCAAAGGCATACTCAAGTTCACAATGGCTGTCAActctgatgatgatgatgatgaagtaaCACAGAAGAGAGAGTAAATTTATACCTCCTCCTTCACAGTTACAAGTTCAGCATCTCTTGCATCAAGCATTTGGGTTTGCGCAGAGACCTCTGATTCCAGCTGACCTGCTCAATAGCATGTCACACTTATATAATACCTCTCATTTGGTTCttcaatttcatatatatacaccTAAACAGATGAACATCTAGCAAGGAAAAAACAATTATACTTCTCATTTTGGCTACTTCAATTTCAGCACATATCCGATTGCTCTCAGCGACTTCCAACTTTGTTTTCAGTCCCCTAGAGGCAGCTTCCCAGCTCTCCCTTTCTTTTTCCTGAACAAAATAAAGTATTTAAACTCAAACTCAGAAGCAGTATATCCCAGAGGCACATGACCTGTAATCTAACAGAAAGCGAGGTCGATAATGGCATTTATAAAGGAGATGTAAAAATCTCCCTCTAAGCAACAAGTCAATATTACAGGGTTAAGCAACATCCGCAGCCAGTATACTGGAGGCCATAATACACGCACgcacgcacacacacacacacatatctTTTACTCATCCTATGAGTTCAATTCTTACATGCTCATGTTTCAGGTGAGCAAGCTCTCCTTTTACAGATTCTGCAGCAGCTCTAAGCCTTACTGCCTCACCCGTTGATGCTGCTTCCATCTCTGCAATCTTCGACTCTTTCTCAGCCACTAG
This genomic interval from Argentina anserina chromosome 1, drPotAnse1.1, whole genome shotgun sequence contains the following:
- the LOC126782226 gene encoding phosphoserine aminotransferase 2, chloroplastic-like; amino-acid sequence: MAMATSPHSLLLQNPHPTFLKNPKLPFTALPMISTRLPSTTISIKCAAATTPLQDLRPNNPPEPQDRVFNFAAGPANLPENVLKKAQSELYNWRGSGMSVMEMSHRGKEFSSIIQKAESDLRTLLTIPPEYSVLFLQGGATTQFAAIPLNLCRPDDKVDYLVTGSWGDKAAKEAQKYCKPQVIWSGKPEKYTKIPAFDELEQSGDAKYLHICANETIHGVEFKAYPAPKSGLLIADMSSNFCSKPVDVSRFGIIYAGAQKNVGPSGVTIVIIRKDLIGNAQGVTPVMLDYKIHDQNNSLYNTPPCFGIYMCGLVFEDLLEQGGLVGIEKKNKNKAELLYNAIDGSSGFYRCPVEESVRSLMNVPFTLEKSELEAEFIKEAAKEKMVQLKGHRSVGGMRASIYNAMPLAGVEKLVAFMKDFQAKHA
- the LOC126787897 gene encoding G2/mitotic-specific cyclin-2-like, which gives rise to MVISDENCANLVRPTNVRGGVDMGNRKIGHNRRALGVINQSLIGAKPYPCVVNKRGFPGKHEICEKKQADPAHRPITRKFAAAQIESTQQLIQEEIKKPSDSFGDCIFIDEEFKSPEEQADQPEPMFLEQPEAMPNEANDMKEVEMEDIMEEPLVDIDSCDLKNPLAVAEYVEDLHTYYRKMEGSSCVPPDYLEQQFDINEKMRAILIDWLIEVHHKFELLDETLFLTINLIDRFLSQQTVVRKKLQLVGLVAMLLACKYEEVSVPVVGDLILISDKAYTRKEILEMESLILNTLQFNMSVPTPYVFMKRFLKAAQSDKKLELLSFFLIELSLVEYEMLKFSPSLLAASAVYAAQCTLYGFKQWSRTCEWHTNYSENQLLECSRLMVGFHQKAATGKLTGVHRKFCTSKFGFIANCEPAEFLLQTQL
- the LOC126804983 gene encoding protein GRIP, whose product is MAEETEAATQMEENSRPQKHGGESNGDLALENGGDAHDQLVQMVTELKFENEFLKSQIEGFQSSKQAEPSAEGEEGGGSEEAAQLRRSVESLSAQLEEEKQTRAAAEVALKHLREEHLEADSRAQDLSAKLSEAQQKLDQEIKDREEKYSDLDSKFTRLHKRAKQRIQDVQKEKDDLEARFREVSERADRALSQQTALQQELDKTRQQANDALKAIDAERQQLRSANNKLRDNLEELRNSLQPKESAIEALRHTLVEKDQMLDDMRGLLQAADEKRQASISELSAKHQKNLESLEAQLADALSERNKATETISSLQMLVAEKESKIAEMEAASTGEAVRLRAAAESVKGELAHLKHEHEKERESWEAASRGLKTKLEVAESNRICAEIEVAKMRSQLESEVSAQTQMLDARDAELVTVKEEINRLKSEFSSYKVRAHALLQKKDADLAAAKDSEQVTALEEALKEAEKEVSSLSAERDKAIQDLQDALTNYNRELSERDAALNSTMEQIKSLEKKLESTNAHHRSAKQAWEVNLSNLEETWRARCETLRAQNEASSGDDIKKELEELKLRYKKLKEEHSSFRDLADRMMEEKDKEISRLIDDNKNLHQSLESRPQVDRNGSFNTGMHKQDASPLSTSVLEQQILILARQQAQREEELAQSQRHILALQEEIEELEHENRLHSQQETMLKTELRNMERSQKREGVDMTYLKNVILKLLETGEVEALLPVVGMLLQFSPEEIQKCQQAYRASADVPPSPASDASGSATTSLFSRFSFT